In Jeotgalibaca arthritidis, a single genomic region encodes these proteins:
- a CDS encoding AEC family transporter has product MDSSVVLNQMVMLMLIVVVGYITAKSGVLSKMANLNFAGLINYVTVPALILSSTSAAGQVGTKWDSIFVLIMAVLSYVFFIGLAFLTPKLFRVQADQAGILQFLTVFANNGFMGFPVVQAIFGTGALFYASIYNIPNNLLVYSIGIYMISKGQKSSQIDWRTILMNPATIASFLALFFFFFDIELPSVIAQTATSIGGITSPLAMFIIGSSMADIDLVVAAKNVKLYAFAAFRMLLVPLFLWLLLSPLISNPIILGILIIIAAMPGPTMAVTLSTQYGGQTAFATSYVFISTVFSVITIPLISLLF; this is encoded by the coding sequence GTGGATTCAAGCGTTGTTTTGAATCAAATGGTCATGTTGATGTTAATTGTGGTCGTTGGGTATATCACTGCTAAAAGTGGTGTGTTATCAAAAATGGCCAATCTTAATTTCGCTGGCTTAATTAACTATGTAACGGTGCCAGCTCTTATTTTGTCATCTACATCAGCTGCAGGCCAAGTCGGAACGAAATGGGACAGTATCTTTGTATTAATTATGGCTGTCTTATCCTATGTCTTCTTTATTGGGCTGGCCTTTTTAACACCTAAGTTATTTCGAGTTCAAGCAGACCAAGCGGGAATTCTTCAATTCCTAACGGTATTTGCTAACAATGGCTTTATGGGCTTTCCAGTTGTTCAAGCCATATTTGGAACTGGTGCCTTATTTTATGCCTCTATTTATAATATTCCAAATAACTTATTGGTCTATTCAATCGGTATTTATATGATTAGCAAGGGGCAGAAGTCGAGTCAAATCGATTGGCGGACCATTCTGATGAATCCAGCTACGATAGCGTCTTTTTTAGCCTTATTCTTTTTCTTTTTTGACATTGAGCTGCCATCAGTCATTGCTCAAACAGCGACCAGTATAGGTGGGATTACATCACCATTGGCTATGTTTATAATTGGTTCTTCAATGGCAGATATTGATTTAGTGGTGGCAGCCAAAAATGTGAAATTGTATGCCTTTGCTGCCTTTCGAATGTTACTGGTGCCATTGTTTCTTTGGCTACTACTAAGTCCGCTTATTTCAAACCCGATTATTTTAGGTATTTTAATTATTATTGCTGCTATGCCAGGTCCGACAATGGCTGTGACCTTATCAACCCAATATGGCGGGCAGACAGCTTTTGCGACATCTTATGTTTTTATTTCGACAGTGTTTTCGGTAATTACTATTCCACTGATTAGCTTGTTATTTTAG
- a CDS encoding pyridoxamine kinase — protein MHQPKVLVIQDISASCRISLNVAVPVLSCLNNGVSVLPTALLSTHTGIGFTDFTYLNLTSEIKKILHHWKTLGLKFDGLLIGYLGSIEQIELVRYIIREFLTDDALSVLDPVLGDHGFLYPGFDDDYVNQMRILCRDVSVVIPNMTEMSLLLDESYHPGPYTEADIKAQLRKLTALNQGTVVLTGVRYDDEKIGAASYRYQTDGYAYAAGPYYPGHFDGTGDLFSSVIAGFLFQKKPLALATKTAVDYVGRVIVRTLESDNDLKYGVQFETDLPYLIQQLYQDRE, from the coding sequence ATGCATCAACCAAAAGTACTTGTTATACAAGATATATCCGCCAGTTGTCGGATTTCTTTAAATGTCGCCGTTCCTGTTTTGAGCTGTTTGAATAATGGTGTTAGTGTTTTACCAACTGCCTTATTAAGTACGCACACTGGGATTGGTTTTACAGATTTTACTTATTTAAACCTGACTTCTGAAATAAAAAAAATTCTCCACCATTGGAAAACACTTGGGTTAAAATTTGATGGTCTATTAATCGGCTATTTGGGGTCTATTGAACAGATCGAATTGGTTCGTTATATTATCCGTGAATTTTTAACAGATGATGCCTTATCAGTATTAGATCCAGTTCTAGGCGATCATGGGTTTTTATATCCAGGATTTGATGATGATTACGTCAATCAGATGAGGATTTTATGTAGGGATGTTTCGGTCGTTATTCCGAATATGACAGAAATGAGCTTATTATTAGATGAAAGCTACCACCCAGGACCTTACACAGAAGCAGATATTAAAGCGCAATTGCGTAAACTAACGGCTCTTAATCAAGGGACGGTTGTTTTGACAGGAGTACGTTACGACGATGAAAAAATTGGTGCAGCTAGCTACCGTTATCAAACAGATGGCTATGCGTATGCAGCAGGCCCTTATTATCCGGGACACTTTGACGGGACAGGGGATTTATTTTCAAGTGTCATAGCGGGCTTTTTATTTCAGAAAAAGCCACTTGCTTTAGCTACAAAAACCGCTGTTGATTATGTAGGACGGGTCATTGTCAGAACCCTGGAAAGTGATAATGATTTAAAATATGGCGTACAGTTTGAAACAGATTTACCGTATTTAATCCAGCAGTTATATCAAGACAGGGAATAG
- a CDS encoding ECF transporter S component: MDQNNKRTHRIVLFALFASLTVVMTLLFHFPIPYGQGYLNIGDAVVLLAALVMGPAAGFWVGSIGSALADMIAGYAMYMPFTFVVKGLEGLLAGWLYSKTKKLSISLIIPVIWMPVGYLLTDWFLYGLAAAIAAFPMNLLQGIVGAVTAIILYRTIGPIFKSKFQL, encoded by the coding sequence ATGGATCAAAACAATAAACGGACGCATCGAATTGTTTTATTTGCTCTCTTTGCTTCTTTGACTGTTGTAATGACCTTGTTGTTTCACTTCCCTATCCCTTATGGACAAGGTTATTTGAATATTGGCGACGCCGTTGTCTTGTTAGCTGCTCTTGTTATGGGGCCTGCTGCTGGCTTTTGGGTGGGCAGTATTGGTAGTGCCTTAGCTGATATGATTGCTGGCTATGCCATGTATATGCCTTTCACCTTTGTTGTTAAAGGTCTGGAAGGATTATTAGCTGGCTGGCTATACAGTAAAACTAAAAAGCTATCTATTTCGCTCATTATCCCTGTTATTTGGATGCCTGTCGGCTATTTATTAACAGATTGGTTTTTATATGGTTTGGCTGCAGCCATTGCTGCTTTCCCAATGAACCTCTTGCAAGGCATAGTTGGCGCCGTTACTGCTATTATTTTATATCGAACCATTGGACCTATTTTTAAAAGTAAATTTCAGCTATAA